One region of Halomicrobium sp. LC1Hm genomic DNA includes:
- a CDS encoding universal stress protein, whose protein sequence is MALYERLLVPTDGSTVSAAAGETAVAVADRFGATLHVVHVLEPIELPPDLDGTEAFDRQDNDVPAGIEAIAADAGVETRTATLEREESVHRTILDYVDEHGIDCIVMGTHGRSGLEHLVLGSVTELTLRQSPVPVMTVHEDTIVDPTFDTVVVPTDGSDCATAAVRHAIDLATSTGAALHVVNVVDLGALWGGSDVAGVLDALEDAGERALESVRERAEAAGVSSVVGSCLSGTPHRAIVEYAEANDADCIVMGTHGRTGLNRLLLGSVTEWVIRHTDVPVLAVREVSDD, encoded by the coding sequence ATGGCACTCTACGAACGGCTGCTCGTCCCGACAGACGGGAGCACCGTATCGGCGGCCGCGGGCGAGACGGCGGTCGCAGTCGCCGACCGGTTCGGCGCGACACTCCACGTCGTTCACGTCCTCGAACCGATCGAACTGCCGCCGGATCTCGACGGAACCGAAGCGTTCGATCGTCAGGACAACGACGTGCCCGCGGGGATCGAAGCGATCGCAGCGGATGCGGGCGTCGAAACGCGTACGGCCACGCTCGAACGAGAGGAGTCCGTTCACCGCACAATCCTCGACTACGTCGACGAACACGGCATCGACTGCATCGTCATGGGGACCCACGGACGCTCCGGGCTCGAACACCTCGTGCTCGGGAGCGTCACGGAACTGACGTTGCGTCAGTCCCCGGTGCCGGTGATGACCGTCCACGAGGACACGATCGTCGATCCGACGTTCGATACCGTGGTGGTTCCGACCGACGGCAGCGACTGTGCCACAGCGGCCGTTCGCCACGCCATCGACCTGGCGACGTCGACGGGTGCGGCCCTGCACGTCGTCAACGTCGTCGACCTCGGAGCACTCTGGGGCGGGAGCGACGTCGCTGGCGTCCTCGATGCCCTCGAAGATGCCGGAGAGCGAGCGCTAGAGAGCGTCCGCGAGCGTGCGGAGGCCGCCGGTGTGTCCTCGGTGGTCGGATCGTGTCTCAGTGGGACTCCGCATCGAGCAATCGTCGAGTACGCCGAAGCGAACGACGCGGACTGTATCGTGATGGGGACCCACGGACGGACCGGGCTCAACAGGCTCCTCCTCGGGAGTGTGACCGAGTGGGTGATCCGACACACGGACGTCCCCGTCCTCGCGGTCAGGGAGGTGAGTGACGACTGA
- a CDS encoding PQQ-binding-like beta-propeller repeat protein, with protein MDGNTRRRFLRASAMLGLGATLSGCLRFAGTDDATQEAPPETTRATQAETATPTADDAAQSDGTDTPTGETADQPETGTPFPYSLTEQWRQFFEPVGPPLVTDDRLFVPTRDQGVTAVTEDGEIDWQTVVEAGFVPWHRPTLHDGNLYLSAFEDNVGLFRVDAESGTVAASQSVGPSGGPVAATDDGVVVGTDHNEGSGDAEEHLSGFDREALSESWSDAATTQYRGGVGHDGTAIVGFGEGIEARDPTTGSVQWSTDLYAIDPPIVHDDALYVVSTVADTRVLRRFDPTTGEADWTHESPTDDTVYVRGSNPVFADGSAYLASASSLYSIDAGSGQRQWSVEIGKPIDESPAVVGGVVWVTPTGEDRNRELIGFDATDGTKVYHDTLLAETVRPLAFGGSLVVGMGNQIAAFTVE; from the coding sequence ATGGACGGTAACACGCGACGCCGGTTCCTCCGGGCGAGCGCGATGCTGGGATTGGGCGCGACGCTGTCGGGCTGTCTGCGGTTCGCCGGAACGGACGACGCGACACAGGAAGCCCCGCCAGAGACGACACGAGCGACGCAGGCCGAAACTGCGACGCCGACGGCAGACGACGCCGCCCAGTCCGACGGGACGGACACGCCGACCGGCGAGACCGCCGACCAGCCCGAGACCGGGACGCCGTTTCCCTACTCTCTGACCGAACAGTGGCGACAGTTCTTCGAACCCGTCGGACCGCCGCTCGTGACCGACGATCGGCTGTTCGTCCCGACCAGAGACCAGGGCGTGACGGCGGTCACCGAGGACGGCGAGATCGACTGGCAGACCGTCGTCGAAGCGGGCTTCGTCCCGTGGCACAGGCCGACGCTGCACGACGGCAACCTCTACCTCTCTGCGTTCGAGGACAACGTCGGGCTCTTTCGCGTGGACGCCGAGAGCGGGACCGTCGCGGCGTCGCAGTCGGTGGGTCCGAGCGGCGGGCCGGTCGCGGCGACCGACGACGGCGTCGTCGTCGGCACCGATCACAACGAAGGATCGGGCGACGCCGAAGAACACCTCTCCGGCTTCGACCGCGAGGCCCTCTCCGAATCCTGGTCGGACGCCGCTACGACACAGTACCGGGGCGGCGTCGGCCACGACGGCACGGCGATCGTCGGCTTCGGCGAGGGGATCGAGGCACGCGATCCGACGACTGGCAGCGTCCAGTGGTCGACCGATCTCTACGCGATCGACCCTCCCATCGTCCACGACGACGCCCTCTACGTCGTCAGTACCGTGGCCGACACCCGCGTCCTCAGACGGTTCGATCCGACGACGGGCGAGGCCGACTGGACACACGAGAGTCCGACGGACGACACGGTCTACGTCCGCGGGTCGAATCCGGTATTTGCAGACGGAAGCGCGTATCTGGCGTCCGCGAGCAGCCTCTACTCGATCGACGCCGGGAGCGGGCAACGACAGTGGTCGGTCGAGATCGGGAAGCCAATCGACGAATCGCCGGCCGTCGTCGGCGGCGTCGTCTGGGTGACGCCGACGGGCGAGGACCGCAACCGCGAACTGATCGGGTTCGACGCGACCGACGGGACGAAAGTGTATCACGACACCCTGCTGGCCGAGACCGTCCGCCCCCTCGCCTTCGGCGGTAGCCTCGTCGTCGGTATGGGCAACCAGATCGCGGCGTTCACTGTCGAGTGA
- a CDS encoding VIT1/CCC1 transporter family protein, which produces MASLPEVVRRLLGDEDARSIARRYFVSNGFDGTLTCIGVVVGAVLSGIPDGVTVIKIGLGAAVGLGTSAVWSVWEIERAETRAEILRLEQAMLTDLDDTRIQRDQRGARLFHATMSGLGPLIGVLIPLIPFLFEGVVLTMVEAAVLSVGLGISILGVFGAYMGSISGQRWYVAAARMALAGLVVAVINIFLPG; this is translated from the coding sequence GTGGCTTCGCTCCCCGAAGTCGTTCGTCGCCTGCTCGGCGACGAGGACGCCCGCTCTATCGCACGCCGGTACTTCGTTTCGAACGGTTTCGACGGGACGTTGACCTGTATCGGTGTCGTCGTCGGCGCTGTCCTCTCCGGTATCCCGGACGGGGTCACCGTCATCAAGATCGGCCTCGGTGCCGCGGTCGGCCTCGGAACGTCGGCGGTGTGGAGCGTCTGGGAGATCGAGCGCGCCGAGACACGCGCAGAGATACTCCGCCTCGAACAGGCGATGTTGACCGACCTCGACGATACACGGATCCAGCGAGATCAACGCGGCGCGCGGCTGTTCCACGCCACGATGAGCGGACTCGGCCCGCTCATCGGCGTGCTCATCCCTCTGATACCGTTCCTGTTCGAAGGAGTCGTCCTCACGATGGTCGAGGCCGCCGTGTTGTCGGTGGGTCTCGGCATCTCGATTCTCGGCGTCTTCGGCGCGTACATGGGGTCGATATCCGGGCAGCGCTGGTACGTCGCGGCGGCCCGTATGGCGCTTGCAGGGCTCGTCGTCGCCGTCATCAACATCTTCTTGCCCGGCTGA
- a CDS encoding DUF2267 domain-containing protein, which yields MDFDEFTGEVQHRLELPGTGEAVRVIRATLTNLGRRIPEGNAADLAASLPMEIKWYLTGAVHDHGQRFDWSAFVEQVSEIEGTERAEAAYHAQVIVDLVATVVPPSDFQQLRDQLPESEDDENWGKLFGVVDAGGWSEARETQTGGPSSGGT from the coding sequence ATGGATTTCGACGAATTCACCGGCGAAGTACAGCATCGACTCGAACTGCCGGGGACGGGTGAAGCGGTCCGTGTTATCAGGGCGACGCTCACGAATCTGGGCCGGCGCATACCCGAGGGTAACGCTGCGGACCTCGCGGCGTCGCTGCCCATGGAGATCAAGTGGTACCTGACCGGCGCGGTTCACGACCACGGCCAGCGCTTCGACTGGTCGGCGTTCGTCGAGCAGGTCAGCGAGATCGAGGGGACCGAACGGGCCGAGGCCGCCTATCACGCCCAGGTGATCGTCGATCTGGTCGCGACCGTCGTCCCGCCGTCGGATTTCCAGCAGTTGCGTGATCAGCTACCCGAGAGCGAAGACGACGAGAACTGGGGAAAGCTGTTCGGAGTGGTCGACGCCGGTGGCTGGAGCGAGGCGCGGGAAACCCAGACCGGCGGTCCCTCTTCGGGGGGCACGTAG
- a CDS encoding PQQ-binding-like beta-propeller repeat protein, with amino-acid sequence MRRRRLLGALLTAGTAGCLQFESDPESGSGTDSAPSSATTDTATDPSGSTENETETETPEPSAVTLRSRWTEASSRIDQMTVLGQRVVVNTAMGGVRCLDVATGATNWDALGERIDYVDRLHSDGESVFVFAGGGDDRTLYVLDIADGTVRGTVSYEFNPGDFPVFTDEDVIFATFDSDNNENRLYAIDRDSLEPRWTSTVEETQTGATGGVVADGTIHMGFNNSLRGFSLTDGTPRYRSPLGVGIPIGFEDGLVTGKRSTFARIGLPSLSIDWERQREAVGRPERDGSRVFSRTWDGVFAVDATDGTELWHHTIEESTSYSGIPSPSFHRGVLWVVGPDGVLYGYVGTSGEQVLEEGDGDVEGVEVTEHGLVLRTTQGLTGYAIEDK; translated from the coding sequence ATGCGACGACGACGCCTCCTCGGAGCACTTCTCACGGCCGGGACTGCTGGCTGTCTCCAGTTCGAGAGCGATCCCGAAAGCGGGTCGGGAACGGACAGCGCCCCGAGCAGCGCGACGACCGACACCGCGACGGACCCCAGTGGATCGACCGAAAACGAGACGGAAACCGAGACACCGGAACCGTCCGCCGTGACGCTCAGGTCCCGATGGACCGAAGCGTCGAGTCGAATCGATCAGATGACGGTCCTGGGCCAGCGGGTCGTCGTCAACACGGCGATGGGCGGGGTCCGCTGTCTGGACGTGGCGACTGGCGCGACGAACTGGGACGCACTGGGAGAGCGGATCGACTACGTCGATCGACTCCACAGCGACGGCGAATCGGTCTTCGTCTTCGCCGGAGGCGGCGACGACCGGACGCTGTACGTCCTCGACATCGCGGACGGGACAGTCCGTGGCACCGTCTCCTACGAGTTCAACCCCGGCGATTTCCCGGTTTTCACCGACGAGGACGTGATCTTCGCGACCTTCGACAGCGACAACAACGAAAACAGGCTGTACGCGATCGATCGCGACAGCCTCGAACCGCGCTGGACCAGCACCGTCGAGGAGACCCAGACCGGTGCGACCGGCGGCGTCGTCGCCGACGGGACGATCCACATGGGCTTCAACAATTCGTTGCGCGGCTTCTCGCTGACGGACGGAACCCCCCGATACCGATCGCCCCTGGGCGTCGGCATCCCCATCGGGTTCGAAGACGGTCTCGTAACCGGGAAGCGAAGCACCTTCGCACGGATCGGGCTCCCGTCGCTGTCGATCGACTGGGAACGACAGCGAGAAGCGGTCGGCAGACCCGAGCGGGACGGCTCACGCGTGTTCTCGCGGACGTGGGACGGCGTCTTTGCCGTCGACGCCACCGACGGCACCGAGCTCTGGCACCACACGATCGAGGAGAGTACCTCCTACAGCGGCATTCCCAGTCCGTCGTTTCACCGCGGCGTGCTCTGGGTCGTCGGCCCCGACGGCGTCCTCTATGGCTACGTCGGTACGTCCGGCGAACAGGTGCTCGAAGAGGGAGACGGCGACGTCGAGGGCGTCGAAGTCACCGAGCATGGTCTCGTCCTCCGAACCACACAGGGCCTCACCGGCTACGCGATCGAAGACAAATGA
- a CDS encoding DUF211 domain-containing protein, whose translation MATVRRLVIDVLKPHDPDIVEFTERVSELDDVGGVTSSLIELDEEVQNVKLTFEGESLDVAAVEAAVEELGGTVHSVDQVACGEHVVTDRPTLQDP comes from the coding sequence ATGGCTACGGTCCGCCGTCTGGTGATCGACGTACTGAAACCCCACGACCCGGATATCGTCGAATTCACCGAGCGCGTCAGTGAACTCGACGACGTCGGCGGCGTCACGTCCTCGCTCATCGAACTCGACGAGGAGGTCCAGAACGTGAAGCTCACGTTCGAAGGGGAGTCACTCGACGTGGCGGCCGTCGAGGCGGCCGTCGAAGAACTGGGCGGCACCGTCCACTCCGTCGACCAGGTCGCGTGTGGCGAGCACGTCGTCACGGACAGGCCGACCCTCCAGGACCCCTGA
- a CDS encoding cation-translocating P-type ATPase, with translation MSTAAHDQSVEAVLDSCDSDPDGLTTAEVERRRHEHGENEVARASDRTAVDILVAQFDSVLIWVLVAAAALSVWAGHAVDAVLITVIVVANGLFGFVQDYRAEESLESLRELTAPTATVRRDGQRTNVQTTELVPGDVVELAGGDVVPADGRILAERSLEVDEATLTGESVPVSKAVDPVAAEVPLAERESMVYKGTNVTRGSGEVVVTATGMDTEVGAIATELASTEETDTPLQRELDSLGRTLGVGVVVLAALVVPLLLLRDTPPVQAGLTAVSLAVAAVPEGLPAVVTLTLALGVRKMADEEALVRRLPAVEALGAVDVICTDKTGTLTEGRMTVSRLWMHDAVVDVDDSGVEGADHDRVELLARASALCNDATLDEGDPTERALVAAAADLGFDVERLRDRHPRTDEIPFSSERKWMGTVHDDVAYVKGAPEVVLEMSARVLTAGGPEDLTAERAARIREQVEDFGDDALRVLAVATTEDAAAVDEDLTFLGLVGMIDPARAEVADAIAATNRAGIDVKMVTGDNARTAAAIGTSLGLGSSVVEGSEVEAMDDEELRDRVESVDVFARTSPEHKVRILRALQANGHLVAMTGDGVNDAPALKNADIGVAMGVRGTDVAKQASDIVLLDDNYATIERAVERGRAIFDNVWKFVGYLLSANVAEVATVFVASLFGYLVLPAVQLLWINLLTDGLPALALGADPESGDVMDRSPRDPGQGIVDRQMLGLIGGFGTISTAVILVLMGVTLDGAGAVTPYVMTMVFTAFVVLEFEKLYVIRWLRETPTLSNRWLATAVLGSLTLQLAVLYTPLNDYFGTVPLGPADWGLLGGALAVAFPAYLVVALGVRRLAPRTN, from the coding sequence GTGTCCACCGCCGCACACGACCAGTCCGTCGAAGCGGTCCTCGATTCCTGCGACAGCGATCCGGACGGACTGACCACTGCGGAGGTCGAACGAAGACGCCACGAACACGGAGAAAACGAGGTAGCGCGGGCGAGCGACCGGACGGCCGTCGACATCCTCGTCGCCCAGTTCGACAGCGTTCTCATCTGGGTGCTCGTCGCCGCGGCGGCTCTCTCGGTGTGGGCCGGACACGCCGTCGACGCGGTGCTCATCACGGTCATCGTCGTCGCCAACGGACTGTTCGGCTTCGTCCAGGACTACCGAGCGGAGGAGAGCCTCGAGTCGCTGCGGGAACTCACTGCCCCGACTGCGACCGTCCGACGTGACGGCCAGCGGACGAACGTCCAGACGACCGAACTCGTCCCCGGCGACGTCGTCGAACTGGCAGGGGGAGACGTCGTCCCCGCCGACGGTCGGATACTCGCCGAGCGCTCACTTGAGGTGGACGAAGCGACACTCACGGGCGAGAGCGTTCCCGTCTCGAAGGCCGTCGATCCAGTCGCCGCCGAGGTGCCGCTGGCCGAGCGCGAGTCGATGGTGTACAAGGGCACGAACGTGACCCGCGGGTCTGGCGAGGTGGTCGTCACGGCGACCGGGATGGACACGGAGGTCGGTGCTATCGCCACCGAGCTCGCGAGCACCGAGGAAACCGACACGCCGCTCCAGCGAGAACTCGACTCCCTCGGTCGGACGCTGGGCGTCGGCGTCGTGGTGCTCGCCGCACTCGTGGTCCCGCTGTTACTGCTTCGAGACACACCACCGGTCCAGGCCGGACTCACCGCCGTGTCGCTGGCCGTCGCCGCCGTTCCGGAGGGCCTCCCCGCGGTCGTGACACTGACGCTCGCTCTCGGCGTCCGCAAGATGGCCGACGAGGAGGCGCTGGTTCGTCGCCTCCCCGCCGTCGAGGCGCTCGGCGCAGTCGACGTCATCTGTACGGACAAGACCGGGACTCTCACCGAGGGCCGGATGACTGTCAGCCGACTCTGGATGCACGATGCAGTGGTCGACGTGGACGATTCGGGGGTCGAGGGGGCGGACCACGATCGCGTCGAACTGCTGGCGCGCGCGAGTGCTCTGTGCAACGACGCGACGCTGGACGAGGGCGACCCGACCGAACGGGCCCTCGTCGCAGCGGCCGCGGACCTCGGATTCGACGTAGAGCGACTGCGCGACCGTCACCCCCGAACCGACGAGATCCCGTTCTCCTCGGAGCGCAAGTGGATGGGCACTGTCCACGACGACGTGGCGTACGTCAAGGGTGCCCCGGAGGTCGTCCTCGAGATGTCCGCACGGGTGCTCACGGCGGGGGGTCCCGAGGACCTGACGGCCGAACGCGCCGCCCGGATCCGCGAACAGGTCGAAGACTTCGGCGACGACGCGCTCCGGGTGCTCGCCGTGGCGACCACCGAGGACGCGGCCGCCGTCGACGAGGACCTGACGTTCCTCGGACTGGTCGGCATGATCGATCCGGCGCGTGCGGAAGTGGCCGACGCGATCGCGGCGACGAACCGCGCTGGCATTGACGTGAAGATGGTGACTGGCGACAACGCTCGGACCGCCGCCGCCATCGGCACCTCACTCGGTCTCGGCTCGTCGGTGGTCGAGGGTAGTGAGGTCGAGGCAATGGACGACGAGGAGTTACGCGACCGCGTCGAATCAGTCGACGTGTTCGCACGGACGTCGCCGGAGCACAAGGTCCGGATTCTCCGCGCCCTCCAGGCGAACGGCCACCTCGTCGCGATGACCGGCGACGGCGTCAACGACGCGCCGGCGCTGAAGAACGCCGACATCGGCGTCGCGATGGGCGTTCGCGGAACCGACGTCGCGAAGCAGGCCAGCGATATCGTCTTGCTCGACGACAACTACGCGACCATCGAACGCGCGGTCGAACGGGGACGGGCGATCTTCGACAACGTCTGGAAGTTCGTCGGCTACCTGTTGAGCGCGAACGTCGCCGAGGTCGCCACCGTCTTCGTCGCCTCGCTGTTCGGCTACCTGGTTCTCCCCGCGGTCCAGTTGCTGTGGATCAACCTGCTCACGGACGGCTTGCCCGCGCTCGCACTCGGTGCTGACCCCGAGAGCGGCGACGTGATGGACCGTTCGCCACGCGACCCCGGCCAGGGAATCGTGGACCGGCAGATGCTCGGTCTGATCGGGGGCTTTGGCACCATTTCGACCGCGGTCATTCTCGTCTTGATGGGCGTGACCCTCGACGGGGCAGGAGCCGTCACGCCGTACGTCATGACGATGGTGTTCACTGCGTTCGTCGTCCTCGAATTCGAGAAGCTGTACGTGATCCGGTGGCTTCGAGAGACGCCGACGCTCTCGAATCGGTGGCTTGCGACGGCTGTCCTGGGGTCGCTCACCCTACAGCTCGCTGTCCTGTACACACCCCTCAACGACTACTTCGGCACAGTCCCGCTTGGCCCGGCTGACTGGGGCCTGTTGGGAGGGGCGCTTGCAGTGGCGTTCCCGGCGTACCTCGTCGTCGCACTCGGGGTTCGGCGGCTGGCACCGCGAACGAACTGA
- a CDS encoding PH domain-containing protein, with protein sequence MTTQSSVDGNGAQERDTDSPERQDSSRPQAAASLPIETSPTIRPVLVWMVITVALAAAVIGYVSSNTDQVGGQEIANILVQVVVVIALLVLVRLAIKVFVLTRTKYVVDATRIRRQYSLLLRTWEREIPAEMIRSRELRQSRIQKLLGYGTIEINRGLGDIRLENVENPHDIADALTVITRSDSDSKL encoded by the coding sequence ATGACAACGCAATCGTCGGTCGACGGAAACGGCGCACAGGAGCGAGACACCGATTCCCCGGAACGACAGGACAGTTCTCGGCCTCAGGCGGCCGCCTCGTTGCCAATCGAGACCAGTCCCACGATCAGGCCGGTTCTGGTCTGGATGGTGATTACCGTCGCGCTCGCGGCCGCAGTGATCGGCTACGTATCGAGCAACACCGATCAGGTGGGCGGACAGGAGATCGCAAACATCCTCGTGCAGGTCGTCGTCGTGATCGCGCTCCTCGTGCTCGTTCGACTGGCGATCAAAGTGTTCGTTCTCACGCGGACGAAGTACGTCGTCGACGCCACCCGTATCCGTCGGCAGTACTCGCTACTGTTGCGCACTTGGGAGCGGGAAATCCCGGCCGAGATGATCCGGAGCCGCGAACTTCGCCAGAGCCGGATCCAGAAGCTCCTGGGGTACGGGACCATCGAGATCAACCGGGGACTGGGCGATATCCGCCTGGAAAACGTCGAGAATCCACACGACATCGCCGACGCACTGACTGTCATCACTCGATCGGACAGCGATTCGAAGCTGTAG